One segment of Gadus chalcogrammus isolate NIFS_2021 chromosome 8, NIFS_Gcha_1.0, whole genome shotgun sequence DNA contains the following:
- the LOC130387429 gene encoding beta-1,3-galactosyltransferase 2-like, with protein sequence MQWRRRHCCTYMAGLLYLLSLLGVLVFLVHQDWLPGLTGTPWRTGHPMDYDSGGLHSTKAKGNLSSRSSLWRFVIDPLPNFNNVSSLQEDSNASPQDNLVLNRTLNAENASQSAEGGVSGRLTSGPYPYIINEPDKCPEGEAPPFLVLLIATEARQVEARDAIRQTWGNESVTPGIGIARLFLLGANEGQLGHLQQKMLEAESLRHHDIIQQDFLDAYNNLTVKTLMGMNWVALHCRRASYVMKTDSDMFVNTEYLIHKLLRPLLKKRDFFTGNNMRGFAPNRNENSKWYMSQELYPSDKYPTFCSGTGYVFSGDLAGKVYRASLSIQHLHLEDVYVGICLARLGLEPVPPPNEFLFNHWRVSYSSCKYSHLITSHGFHPSELIKYWNHLQINKHHACINSLKEKMGRLHQGRTQ encoded by the coding sequence ATGCAGTGGAGGCGGCGTCACTGCTGCACCTACATGGCAGGTCTCTTGTATCTACTCTCCCTGCTAGGAGTGCTGGTCTTTCTGGTCCACCAGGACTGGCTGCCGGGGCTGACAGGCACCCCGTGGAGGACAGGCCATCCCATGGACTATGACAGTGGCGGGCTACACTCCACCAAGGCCAAAGGGAACCTCAGCTCCCGAAGCAGCCTGTGGAGATTCGTCATCGATCCACTGCCCAACTTCAACAACGTCAGCTCCCTCCAGGAGGATTCCAACGCCTCACCACAGGACAACCTGGTGCTCAACAGGACACTGAACGCTGAAAATGCCAGCCAGAGCGCAGAGGGAGGCGTGAGCGGCAGGCTCACCTCCGGGCCATACCCCTACATCATCAACGAGCCAGACAAATGCCCAGAGGGGGAAGCTCCACCTTTCCTGGTGTTGCTGATAGCCACAGAGGCTCGCCAGGTGGAGGCCAGGGATGCCATTCGACAGACGTGGGGTAACGAGAGTGTGACCCCCGGAATTGGAATCGCCCGCTTGTTCTTGCTGGGAGCCAACGAAGGGCAGCTGGGACACCTGCAGCAGAAGATGCTGGAAGCGGAAAGCCTTCGGCACCACGACATCATCCAGCAGGACTTCCTGGATGCATACAACAACCTGACGGTGAAGACCCTGATGGGGATGAACTGGGTGGCGCTGCACTGCCGGCGGGCCAGCTACGTCATGAAGACAGACAGTGACATGTTCGTCAACACAGAGTACCTCATCCACAAGCTGCTCAGGCCACTGCTCAAGAAGAGAGACTTCTTTACAGGCAACAACATGAGAGGCTTCGCGCCAAACAGAAACGAGAACAGCAAGTGGTACATGTCGCAGGAGTTGTACCCCAGCGACAAGTACCCCACCTTCTGCTCTGGGACGGGGTACGTGTTCTCTGGAGACTTGGCGGGCAAAGTGTACAGAGCCTCACTGAGCATCCAGCACCTGCACCTGGAGGACGTGTATGTGGGGATCTGCTTggccaggttagggttagagccgGTGCCTCCGCCCAACGAGTTCCTGTTCAACCACTGGAGGGTGTCCTACTCTAGCTGCAAGTACAGCCACCTCATCACCTCCCATGGGTTCCATCCTAGCGAACTGATCAAGTACTGGAATCACCTGCAGATCAACAAGCACCATGCCTGCATCAACTCTTTAAAGGAGAAAATGGGAAGGCTGCACCAAGGCAGAACCCAGTAA